A single region of the Brassica rapa cultivar Chiifu-401-42 chromosome A03, CAAS_Brap_v3.01, whole genome shotgun sequence genome encodes:
- the LOC103858811 gene encoding WAT1-related protein At4g01450 isoform X1 translates to MGYIDGKWAPLIMMTVIHMINGMVNALIKKVLDGGINHMVIATYRLGISTFFLLPIAYFWERKTRPKLTISISCQLFISALFGASLVLYFYLLGLSYTSATLGSAFTAIMPALTFIMALIFRFEKLNMKTKVGYCIVLGTMISLGGALVLTMYQGIPLTNSQEQASTLNHLTKHAHWTKGCIFLFISVMFFSSWMLIQAKVNVNYPCPYSSTVILSAFGTLQCALLSLIKTRNVEEWILKDRLTIITIIIAGVVAQGMCTVGISWCIKQRGPVFTSAFTPVMLMSATLFDFLIFHRMIYLGSIIGSVVVVIGLYVFLWSKSKQIDDCEINKLPTNTVEAGKEEEDHTNVNKLGNLLVIPMTP, encoded by the exons ATGGGTTATATCGATGGAAAATGGGCACCGCTGATCATGATGACTGTGATCCACATGATTAATGGGATGGTTAACGCTTTGATTAAGAAAGTTCTTGATGGAGGCATTAATCATATGGTTATTGCTACCTATCGTTTGGGTATTTCCACCTTTTTCCTTCTTCCGATCGCTTATTTTTGGGAACG GAAAACAAGGCCAAAACTTACCATAAGCATTTCGTGCCAGCTTTTCATCAGTGCTCTTTTTGG GGCGAGCTTGGTACTATATTTCTACTTACTCGGACTCTCCTATACTTCTGCCACATTGGGATCTGCCTTCACGGCGATAATGCCTGCCCTTACTTTCATTATGGCTTTGATATTTAG GTTCGAAAAgctaaatatgaaaacaaaagtGGGATATTGCATCGTTCTTGGAACTATGATAAGCTTAGGAGGAGCTTTAGTTCTTACGATGTACCAAGGCATTCCGTTAACaaactctcaagaacaagcATCGACTTTAAACCATCTCACAAAACATGCGCATTGGACCAAaggttgtatatttttattcatatcaGTTATGTTTTTCAGTTCTTGGATGCTTATACAAGCCAAAGTCAACGTGAATTACCCTTGTCCATACTCGAGCACCGTTATTTTATCTGCTTTCGGTACGCTTCAATGCGCCCTTCTTAGCTTGATCAAGACTAGAAATGTGGAAGAATGGATCCTCAAAGACAGACTCACCATCATCACTATCATTATAGCG GGAGTGGTTGCACAAGGAATGTGTACGGTGGGAATATCATGGTGTATTAAACAACGAGGACCTGTCTTTACCTCAGCATTTACTCCTGTCATGCTTATGTCTGCAACCTTGTTCGATTTCTTGATATTTCATCGTATGATTTATTTGGGAAG CATAATCGGATCTGTGGTGGTGGTGATCGGTTTATACGTATTTTTATGGAGCAAGAGCAAACAAATAGATGATTGTGAGATCAATAAGTTACCCACAAATACCGTGGAAGCAGGAAAGGAAGAGGAAGATCATACAAATGTTAACAAATTAGGCAATCTTTTGGTTATCCCCATGACTCCTTGA
- the LOC103858811 gene encoding WAT1-related protein At4g01450 isoform X2, which yields MGYIDGKWAPLIMMTVIHMINGMVNALIKKVLDGGINHMVIATYRLGISTFFLLPIAYFWERKTRPKLTISISCQLFISALFGASLVLYFYLLGLSYTSATLGSAFTAIMPALTFIMALIFRFEKLNMKTKVGYCIVLGTMISLGGALVLTMYQGIPLTNSQEQASTLNHLTKHAHWTKGCIFLFISVMFFSSWMLIQAKVNVNYPCPYSSTVILSAFGTLQCALLSLIKTRNVEEWILKDRLTIITIIIAGVVAQGMCTVGISWCIKQRGPVFTSAFTPVMLMSATLFDFLIFHRMIYLGSKSKQIDDCEINKLPTNTVEAGKEEEDHTNVNKLGNLLVIPMTP from the exons ATGGGTTATATCGATGGAAAATGGGCACCGCTGATCATGATGACTGTGATCCACATGATTAATGGGATGGTTAACGCTTTGATTAAGAAAGTTCTTGATGGAGGCATTAATCATATGGTTATTGCTACCTATCGTTTGGGTATTTCCACCTTTTTCCTTCTTCCGATCGCTTATTTTTGGGAACG GAAAACAAGGCCAAAACTTACCATAAGCATTTCGTGCCAGCTTTTCATCAGTGCTCTTTTTGG GGCGAGCTTGGTACTATATTTCTACTTACTCGGACTCTCCTATACTTCTGCCACATTGGGATCTGCCTTCACGGCGATAATGCCTGCCCTTACTTTCATTATGGCTTTGATATTTAG GTTCGAAAAgctaaatatgaaaacaaaagtGGGATATTGCATCGTTCTTGGAACTATGATAAGCTTAGGAGGAGCTTTAGTTCTTACGATGTACCAAGGCATTCCGTTAACaaactctcaagaacaagcATCGACTTTAAACCATCTCACAAAACATGCGCATTGGACCAAaggttgtatatttttattcatatcaGTTATGTTTTTCAGTTCTTGGATGCTTATACAAGCCAAAGTCAACGTGAATTACCCTTGTCCATACTCGAGCACCGTTATTTTATCTGCTTTCGGTACGCTTCAATGCGCCCTTCTTAGCTTGATCAAGACTAGAAATGTGGAAGAATGGATCCTCAAAGACAGACTCACCATCATCACTATCATTATAGCG GGAGTGGTTGCACAAGGAATGTGTACGGTGGGAATATCATGGTGTATTAAACAACGAGGACCTGTCTTTACCTCAGCATTTACTCCTGTCATGCTTATGTCTGCAACCTTGTTCGATTTCTTGATATTTCATCGTATGATTTATTTGGGAAG CAAGAGCAAACAAATAGATGATTGTGAGATCAATAAGTTACCCACAAATACCGTGGAAGCAGGAAAGGAAGAGGAAGATCATACAAATGTTAACAAATTAGGCAATCTTTTGGTTATCCCCATGACTCCTTGA
- the LOC103858811 gene encoding WAT1-related protein At4g01450 isoform X3, producing the protein MGYIDGKWAPLIMMTVIHMINGMVNALIKKVLDGGINHMVIATYRLGISTFFLLPIAYFWERKTRPKLTISISCQLFISALFGASLVLYFYLLGLSYTSATLGSAFTAIMPALTFIMALIFRFEKLNMKTKVGYCIVLGTMISLGGALVLTMYQGIPLTNSQEQASTLNHLTKHAHWTKGCIFLFISVMFFSSWMLIQAKVNVNYPCPYSSTVILSAFGSGCTRNVYGGNIMVY; encoded by the exons ATGGGTTATATCGATGGAAAATGGGCACCGCTGATCATGATGACTGTGATCCACATGATTAATGGGATGGTTAACGCTTTGATTAAGAAAGTTCTTGATGGAGGCATTAATCATATGGTTATTGCTACCTATCGTTTGGGTATTTCCACCTTTTTCCTTCTTCCGATCGCTTATTTTTGGGAACG GAAAACAAGGCCAAAACTTACCATAAGCATTTCGTGCCAGCTTTTCATCAGTGCTCTTTTTGG GGCGAGCTTGGTACTATATTTCTACTTACTCGGACTCTCCTATACTTCTGCCACATTGGGATCTGCCTTCACGGCGATAATGCCTGCCCTTACTTTCATTATGGCTTTGATATTTAG GTTCGAAAAgctaaatatgaaaacaaaagtGGGATATTGCATCGTTCTTGGAACTATGATAAGCTTAGGAGGAGCTTTAGTTCTTACGATGTACCAAGGCATTCCGTTAACaaactctcaagaacaagcATCGACTTTAAACCATCTCACAAAACATGCGCATTGGACCAAaggttgtatatttttattcatatcaGTTATGTTTTTCAGTTCTTGGATGCTTATACAAGCCAAAGTCAACGTGAATTACCCTTGTCCATACTCGAGCACCGTTATTTTATCTGCTTTCG GGAGTGGTTGCACAAGGAATGTGTACGGTGGGAATATCATGGTGTATTAA
- the LOC103858812 gene encoding NDR1/HIN1-like protein 1: protein MGEGEAKAEHAAKADHKHAPSASSTPESYSKDGQRRRGRGDAYRAFCAAIFSILVLLGIIVLILWLVYRPHKPRLTVVGAAIYDLNFTAPPLISTSVQFSVLARNPNRRVSIHYDKLSMYVTYKDQIITPPLQLPPLRLGHKSTVVIAPVLGGAGIPVSPEVANGLKSDEAYGLVSMRVVVTGRLRWKAGAIMTGRYGFYATCGVWMRFNRSSNGQVPLLAPSTCKVDV, encoded by the coding sequence ATGGGAGAGGGAGAAGCAAAAGCTGAGCATGCAGCCAAAGCAGATCACAAACATGCTCCCTCCGCTTCTTCAACGCCGGAGTCTTACTCCAAAGACGGCCAACGACGACGAGGCCGCGGAGATGCTTACCGCGCATTCTGCGCCGCCATCTTTTCCATCCTCGTCTTACTAGGTATCATCGTTTTAATACTCTGGCTCGTCTACCGTCCACACAAGCCACGCCTCACCGTCGTAGGAGCCGCCATATACGACCTCAACTTCACGGCGCCGCCGTTAATCTCAACCTCCGTCCAGTTCTCCGTCTTGGCCAGAAACCCGAACCGGAGAGTCTCCATTCACTACGACAAGCTGTCCATGTACGTTACCTACAAAGATCAGATCATAACGCCCCCGCTTCAGCTTCCACCGCTTCGTCTAGGACATAAATCAACGGTGGTGATAGCTCCGGTGTTGGGCGGCGCCGGGATACCGGTTTCACCGGAAGTTGCTAACGGGTTGAAGAGTGATGAAGCTTACGGTCTCGTTTCAATGAGAGTGGTGGTTACAGGGAGGCTACGTTGGAAAGCTGGTGCGATTATGACTGGACGGTATGGATTTTATGCAACGTGTGGTGTGTGGATGAGATTTAATCGATCTTCTAATGGTCAAGTTCCTCTTCTCGCTCCTTCAACTTGTAAAGTTGATgtctag